The proteins below come from a single Zea mays cultivar B73 chromosome 8, Zm-B73-REFERENCE-NAM-5.0, whole genome shotgun sequence genomic window:
- the LOC103635377 gene encoding GATA transcription factor 15 encodes MLRHCTHKQHRHSHQQSVVAAAAAPATMAAASPAFSLFFPLPNTKAFQFDDDSHSSVTTCPSSPSSSSSSTGTVDCTLSLGTPSSRRAAAKPRPPCLALPSRSAVSCDVAAPADQSCCCRCCSCPGGRRPSPAAANKRAAAAHGHGQDPAPLVDHRCASCGTTSTPLWRNGPRGPKSLCNACGIRFRKKERRAATGTTTADMDQGGCYLAQRAQYGAATSGRAYYGGGDGDIADAEAVPAQFLAWRPSVVEAAEFAAVWPEPATLFQYIN; translated from the exons ATGCTTCGCCACTGCACCCACAAGCAGCACAGACACAGCCACCAACAGAGCGTCGTGGCCGCGGCCGCTGCCCCCGCCACCATGGCGGCCGCGTCCCCAGCCTTCTCGCTCTTCTTCCCGCTGCCCAACACCAAGGCCTTCCAGTTCGACGACGACAGCCACAGCTCAGTCACCACCTGCCCCTCGTCCCcgtcctcctcctcttcctccaCGGGCACCGTCGACTGCACGCTCTCGCTCGGCACGCCGTCctcgcgccgcgccgccgccaagCCCCGCCCGCCGTGCCTGGCGCTACCGTCTCGCAGCGCCGTGTCGTGCGACGTCGCTGCACCCGCTGACCAGtcctgctgctgccgctgctgctcctGCCCGGGCGGCAGACGTCCCTCTCCCGCGGCCGCGAACAAGAGAGCCGCGGCCGCGCACGGGCACGGGCAGGACCCGGCGCCGCTCGTGGACCACCGCTGCGCCAGCTGCGGCACCACGTCCACGCCGCTGTGGAGGAACGGGCCTCGCGGGCCCAAG TCCCTGTGCAACGCCTGCGGCATCAGGTTCAGGAAGAAGGAGCGGCGTGCGGCGACGGGGACGACGACGGCTGACATGGACCAGGGCGGGTGCTACTTGGCGCAGCGGGCGCAGTACGGGGCGGCGACGTCTGGTAGGGCGTActacggcggcggcgacggcgacatCGCGGACGCCGAAGCAGTGCCGGCGCAGTTCCTTGCATGGCGACCCAGCGTCGTCGAGGCGGCCGAGTTCGCGGCGGTCTGGCCGGAGCCGGCGACCTTGTTCCAGTACATCAACTAG